In Anaerolineales bacterium, the following proteins share a genomic window:
- the folD gene encoding bifunctional methylenetetrahydrofolate dehydrogenase/methenyltetrahydrofolate cyclohydrolase FolD, with product MTAQLIDGKTIAAQVREEVAAKVAKRIAAGKIKPTLATVLVGDRVDSATYVASKQKACAELGMGSMSHNLPGEISQADLEKLIKSLNDDKTVHGILVQLPLPSHLNEERVLQLISVEKDVDGFSPINIGRLAQKGREPLFVPCTPFGCIYLLEKVGVKIEGANAVVLGRSNIVGMPAALLLIGKNATVTVCHSRTKDLPGIVKQADILIAAIGKTEFVRGDWIKPGAAVIDVGINSKPDATKKSGYRLVGDVNFDEAKDAAGFITPVPGGVGPMTIAMLMRNTLRAAEIQDP from the coding sequence ATGACCGCCCAACTCATTGACGGAAAAACGATCGCGGCGCAAGTTCGTGAAGAGGTCGCTGCGAAGGTGGCGAAACGGATCGCTGCAGGAAAGATCAAACCCACGCTCGCGACCGTATTGGTCGGCGACCGTGTGGATTCAGCCACGTATGTCGCCTCCAAGCAGAAGGCGTGCGCCGAATTGGGAATGGGTTCGATGAGCCACAACTTGCCCGGCGAAATTTCACAAGCGGATTTGGAAAAACTGATCAAATCGCTGAATGACGATAAAACCGTGCATGGCATCTTGGTGCAATTGCCGCTGCCTTCACATTTGAATGAGGAACGCGTGCTCCAACTTATTAGCGTCGAAAAAGATGTGGATGGGTTCTCGCCGATCAATATCGGTCGGCTGGCGCAGAAGGGACGCGAACCGCTGTTCGTGCCATGCACTCCGTTTGGGTGTATTTATTTGTTGGAGAAGGTCGGCGTGAAGATCGAAGGCGCGAATGCGGTGGTGTTGGGCAGGTCGAATATCGTGGGAATGCCCGCCGCATTATTGCTGATCGGGAAGAACGCGACCGTCACCGTCTGTCACTCACGGACGAAGGATCTGCCCGGCATTGTGAAACAGGCGGATATTCTGATCGCCGCCATCGGCAAGACCGAGTTCGTGCGCGGCGATTGGATCAAACCCGGCGCGGCAGTGATTGACGTGGGAATCAATTCCAAGCCGGACGCGACGAAGAAAAGCGGCTATCGCCTCGTAGGCGACGTCAACTTTGACGAGGCGAAGGATGCGGCGGGCTTCATCACACCGGTGCCCGGGGGAGTTGGACCGATGACGATTGCCATGCTCATGCGTAACACCCTGCGCGCGGCTGAAATTCAGGATCCGTAG
- a CDS encoding protein kinase — protein sequence MSPDKVGRYKIKSELGRGGMATVYRAHDPSFNREVAIKVLPREMLHNLLNRSRFKRELKFIASLEHPAIVPVYDVGEDGDQPFFVMRYMSGGSLSDMIKQGPFTLPDAALIIERLAAALDHAHAHKIIHRDIKPDNVLFDGSHNPYLSDFGVAKLTESVVSATGNEVIGTPAYISPEQARGEQVDRRADIYGLGAILYEMLTGERPYNGESVIGIALQHVNEPIPDILKVRPDLPPEVDTIIKTALAKDKNDRYATALDMARALNHAAFGDERTIPASMVLSARPAVSSRNIWMGVGVLALAIVAGMFALRGQIPFLAPASTPTGNLVANPTAVPPTATFLPSPTAVPAVTEVTPTVPPIPGGADQIAFLSGNELYFMNIDGSGLIQIRTDNSPKSNLQWIPGNRLVYISRNCAFMVYGDTKRVERLVCFNINETLEGFRVSPDGSHVAISIQRTLNIFPFDIEALKTMDTRFNLIAVKENCFYSGPSFRNALWSKDETRLAARIVDTELINSDQIMLMSVDVSNCANVGLTRIDKFPGLNFGFTNKESTKRITSFDWDGGNLFLLNDDVRNDGFGDLYLYDSNTRQDTIINPMDGVCCYRDARWSPDGKYILFAFQRWDSSEVMLYYVPFADIGSGKPLTPIELPAGFFSTRDSLQPALRPVQ from the coding sequence ATGTCTCCCGACAAAGTTGGCAGGTATAAGATCAAATCGGAACTCGGGCGGGGCGGGATGGCGACGGTCTATCGCGCCCACGACCCGAGTTTTAATCGCGAGGTGGCGATCAAGGTTTTGCCGCGCGAGATGCTGCATAACCTGCTCAATCGGTCTCGCTTTAAACGCGAATTGAAATTTATCGCGTCGCTTGAACATCCAGCTATCGTGCCGGTCTATGATGTGGGGGAGGATGGAGACCAGCCTTTTTTTGTCATGCGTTATATGTCCGGCGGTTCGCTCTCGGACATGATCAAACAAGGACCTTTCACGCTCCCAGACGCGGCGTTGATCATTGAGCGGCTTGCCGCCGCGCTGGACCATGCGCACGCGCACAAGATCATCCATCGCGATATCAAGCCTGACAACGTGCTCTTCGACGGAAGCCATAACCCGTATCTTTCCGATTTTGGCGTAGCAAAGTTGACCGAGTCGGTTGTCTCTGCCACGGGCAACGAAGTGATCGGCACGCCGGCGTATATCAGCCCGGAGCAGGCGCGCGGCGAGCAAGTTGATCGCCGCGCCGATATTTATGGGCTGGGCGCGATCCTTTATGAAATGTTGACCGGCGAACGCCCATACAACGGCGAGTCGGTGATCGGTATCGCGCTCCAACACGTCAACGAACCCATCCCCGATATTTTGAAAGTTAGGCCCGACCTTCCGCCCGAAGTAGATACCATCATCAAAACCGCGTTGGCAAAAGATAAGAACGACCGCTATGCCACCGCGCTCGATATGGCGCGCGCCTTGAACCACGCGGCATTTGGCGACGAACGCACTATTCCAGCCTCGATGGTCTTGAGCGCGCGGCCCGCGGTTTCATCAAGAAATATCTGGATGGGCGTAGGCGTGTTGGCGCTGGCGATCGTCGCTGGGATGTTCGCGCTGCGCGGACAAATCCCCTTCCTGGCTCCCGCCTCCACTCCGACGGGGAATCTGGTCGCTAACCCTACGGCTGTTCCACCCACCGCGACATTTCTCCCCTCGCCAACCGCCGTTCCCGCAGTGACGGAGGTCACGCCTACCGTGCCGCCCATCCCCGGCGGAGCGGACCAGATCGCCTTCCTCTCCGGGAACGAGTTGTATTTCATGAACATTGACGGAAGCGGTTTGATACAAATCCGTACGGATAATTCTCCCAAGTCAAACCTACAATGGATTCCCGGAAACCGTCTCGTGTATATTTCGCGCAACTGCGCGTTCATGGTGTATGGAGATACCAAACGCGTCGAAAGGCTGGTCTGTTTCAACATCAATGAAACCCTCGAAGGCTTCCGCGTCTCGCCGGATGGCAGTCACGTTGCGATCAGCATCCAACGTACCCTCAATATCTTTCCGTTCGATATCGAAGCCTTGAAAACCATGGATACGCGCTTCAATCTCATTGCTGTAAAAGAGAATTGTTTCTATTCGGGTCCCTCCTTCCGTAATGCGTTGTGGTCCAAAGATGAGACTCGGCTTGCCGCGCGCATCGTGGATACAGAGTTGATCAATTCCGACCAAATCATGCTAATGAGCGTTGACGTGTCAAACTGCGCCAACGTTGGTCTCACCCGTATTGATAAATTCCCCGGTCTCAACTTTGGCTTCACGAACAAAGAAAGCACAAAACGCATCACCAGTTTCGATTGGGATGGCGGCAATCTCTTCCTGCTGAACGACGATGTCCGCAACGATGGCTTCGGCGATCTATATCTTTACGATAGCAACACCCGGCAGGATACCATCATCAACCCCATGGACGGCGTGTGCTGTTACCGGGATGCGCGTTGGAGCCCAGACGGGAAATATATCCTCTTTGCCTTTCAGCGGTGGGATAGCAGTGAAGTGATGTTGTATTACGTTCCATTCGCCGATATTGGAAGTGGAAAGCCGCTTACGCCGATCGAACTCCCCGCTGGTTTTTTCTCCACGCGCGACAGTCTCCAACCCGCGTTGCGACCCGTTCAATAA
- a CDS encoding ABC transporter permease — protein MKKILAIAWKDAILRFSSPSEWLFFIILPIVFTFIFAGGVPTGDEDNRIRLVVVDQANTTISQEIIRELENSTSVRPDVLSLEEAEEQFDAREATAVLVIPAGLDMEAIQNGTAQLDFRQPPNNLDASIAERAVDTAIRRVSSVASAAKMALDEAKARGTFESAEDEQAYFTQALELAKSLQADAPERVTVIQGNTPDDFAYDPQANVSAGQLITWVFIPLFGISALFAYERQHGTLRRLLTTPTSKATFLLGTISGQVVMALVQMTLMVLFAVFAFKLNWGNPLAVYIILTCSALAAAAIGTAMGTFIKSEGQAMGLSIMAGMMMGMLGGCWYPLELFPSFMQTIAQLFPTYWSMQGLLDLLLRGAGVTGILPEAGVLILFAGVFFSIGVMRFRYE, from the coding sequence ATGAAAAAAATCCTAGCCATTGCATGGAAAGATGCCATCCTCCGTTTCTCCAGCCCTTCGGAGTGGCTGTTCTTCATCATCCTGCCGATCGTCTTCACGTTCATCTTCGCAGGCGGCGTGCCGACAGGCGACGAGGATAACCGCATTCGTTTGGTTGTTGTGGATCAGGCGAACACGACGATCTCACAAGAGATTATCAGGGAATTAGAGAATTCAACCTCGGTGAGACCAGACGTGCTGTCATTGGAAGAGGCAGAGGAACAATTCGATGCGCGCGAGGCAACAGCGGTGTTGGTCATCCCCGCTGGTTTGGATATGGAAGCGATTCAAAACGGGACGGCTCAACTGGATTTCCGCCAGCCGCCGAATAACCTCGACGCCTCCATCGCGGAACGCGCCGTAGATACTGCCATCCGACGCGTGAGCAGTGTCGCCAGCGCGGCGAAAATGGCGTTAGATGAAGCGAAAGCGCGCGGCACGTTTGAGTCCGCCGAAGATGAACAGGCGTATTTCACTCAAGCGTTGGAACTCGCCAAGTCATTGCAAGCTGATGCGCCCGAACGCGTCACCGTCATTCAAGGCAACACACCCGATGACTTTGCTTACGACCCGCAAGCAAACGTCTCGGCGGGACAATTGATCACGTGGGTGTTCATTCCGCTCTTTGGAATCTCGGCGTTGTTCGCCTACGAAAGACAGCACGGCACCCTGCGCCGCCTCCTCACCACCCCAACCAGCAAAGCGACATTTTTGCTCGGCACAATTTCAGGTCAAGTCGTGATGGCGCTGGTTCAAATGACTCTGATGGTGTTATTTGCCGTGTTCGCATTCAAACTCAATTGGGGGAACCCGCTGGCGGTGTACATCATCCTCACCTGCTCGGCTCTCGCCGCGGCGGCGATCGGCACCGCGATGGGAACCTTCATCAAATCCGAGGGACAGGCGATGGGCTTGAGCATCATGGCTGGGATGATGATGGGTATGCTCGGCGGTTGCTGGTATCCGCTGGAGTTGTTCCCCTCCTTCATGCAAACCATCGCACAGCTCTTCCCCACCTATTGGTCAATGCAGGGATTGCTCGATCTGCTCCTGCGCGGCGCGGGCGTGACGGGAATTCTCCCCGAGGCGGGCGTGTTGATCCTGTTTGCGGGAGTCTTCTTCAGTATCGGCGTGATGCGATTCCGATACGAGTAA
- a CDS encoding ABC transporter permease, which translates to MLKLLLIGLKDLKLMFRDRAALLLMLLTPFLLTLGMGLVTGQFSGDNNSGISDIPVVIVNLDNDSLGNALVDVFNSDDLADLVEPASSQDPEAARRLVDEDEVAAAIIIPAGFTQSVIPQNNGAAPNEELTIEFYSNPSRPTSAGIIKAILDGFLARLDEMRLGGLTTITQLLASGRIQPQDANQVGEEMGERLQSAAVNGETTAITLNTSTSEQETNEFNALAYFAPGMALMFLMYTVSYGGRSILAEKAGGTLPRLLVSPTNSAQVLGGKVFGIFLMGAAQMLILIGASTLFFGLNWGNTLSVILLVLVAVFGATGWGLLITALARTPAQIGSVGSAVMLIFAMLGGSLIPLDNLPAITQALGRITPNAWAMDGFLTLALGGTLTLLSPPILALLTMGILLFLISTVLFGKKNLIQK; encoded by the coding sequence ATGCTCAAACTCCTCCTCATCGGTCTCAAAGACCTCAAACTCATGTTCCGCGACCGCGCCGCGCTGTTGCTCATGCTCCTCACGCCGTTCCTGCTTACGCTTGGCATGGGACTCGTCACTGGGCAATTCAGCGGAGACAACAACAGCGGAATTTCCGACATCCCCGTTGTGATCGTCAACCTCGATAACGATTCGCTCGGCAACGCGCTCGTGGACGTCTTCAACTCGGACGATCTGGCTGACTTGGTCGAACCAGCTTCCAGTCAGGACCCCGAAGCGGCTCGTCGTCTGGTGGATGAAGATGAAGTCGCGGCGGCGATCATCATCCCAGCGGGCTTCACGCAAAGCGTCATCCCGCAAAACAATGGCGCCGCGCCAAACGAAGAACTGACCATCGAATTTTATTCAAACCCGTCGCGCCCCACCAGCGCGGGAATCATCAAAGCGATTCTCGACGGCTTTCTGGCGCGGCTCGATGAAATGCGACTCGGCGGTTTGACGACCATAACGCAATTGCTCGCCAGCGGACGAATCCAACCGCAGGATGCAAATCAGGTCGGCGAGGAGATGGGCGAGCGATTGCAAAGCGCCGCGGTCAACGGCGAGACGACCGCCATCACATTGAACACATCCACCAGTGAACAGGAAACAAACGAGTTCAACGCGCTCGCCTATTTTGCGCCTGGCATGGCGTTGATGTTTTTGATGTACACCGTCAGTTATGGCGGGCGTTCGATCCTCGCCGAAAAAGCGGGAGGCACCCTGCCGCGCTTGCTCGTCTCGCCCACTAATTCGGCGCAAGTGTTGGGCGGCAAAGTGTTCGGCATCTTCCTGATGGGCGCGGCGCAAATGCTGATTCTCATTGGCGCCTCGACATTATTTTTCGGGTTGAATTGGGGCAATACGCTGAGCGTCATCCTGCTCGTGCTTGTCGCCGTGTTCGGCGCGACGGGTTGGGGCTTGCTCATCACCGCCCTCGCCCGCACACCCGCGCAAATCGGAAGCGTCGGTTCAGCTGTGATGTTGATCTTCGCCATGCTCGGCGGAAGCCTCATTCCGCTGGATAACCTGCCCGCCATCACTCAAGCCCTCGGCAGAATCACTCCCAACGCCTGGGCGATGGATGGATTCCTCACCCTCGCCCTCGGCGGGACGCTCACGCTTCTTTCCCCGCCCATACTTGCCCTGCTGACGATGGGCATTCTCCTCTTCCTCATCTCGACCGTCCTCTTCGGGAAGAAGAATTTGATTCAAAAGTGA
- a CDS encoding ATP-binding cassette domain-containing protein has protein sequence MPNILESQNLVKKYGDFTAVKGVTFDIKEGEIFSLLGPNGAGKTTTISMLSTLYTPTSGDATIGGHSITKDPMAVKQVIGVVPQDLALYEDLTAKENLVFWGQMYGLGGKSLNSRVDEVLNQIGLADKAKNRVKTYSGGMKRRVNIGVGLLHKPRLLFMDEPTVGIDPQSRRAILDTVKDLNKQGMTVLYTTHYMEEAQELSDRVGIIDHGELIALGTQDELTKQVGQTETLILHIGENEDPEALAKAIRGVDGVQKADVTDNEVSVITSDAKDILAAVVTQANERGIRIRSMDIREPNLEAVFLHLTGRALRD, from the coding sequence ATGCCAAACATTCTCGAATCTCAAAATCTCGTCAAAAAATACGGCGACTTCACCGCTGTGAAAGGCGTCACCTTCGACATCAAAGAAGGTGAAATCTTCAGCCTGCTCGGTCCCAACGGCGCGGGGAAGACCACGACCATTTCGATGCTCTCCACGCTTTACACGCCCACTTCTGGCGATGCTACCATCGGCGGACATTCCATCACCAAAGACCCGATGGCGGTCAAGCAGGTGATCGGAGTCGTTCCGCAAGACCTCGCGCTGTATGAAGACCTCACCGCAAAAGAGAACCTCGTCTTTTGGGGGCAGATGTACGGGCTCGGCGGCAAATCCCTCAACAGCCGCGTGGACGAAGTGTTGAATCAGATCGGCTTGGCGGATAAAGCGAAGAACCGCGTCAAAACCTATTCAGGCGGGATGAAACGCCGCGTCAACATCGGAGTGGGTCTGCTTCACAAACCTCGGCTGCTCTTCATGGACGAGCCCACCGTCGGCATTGACCCGCAATCGCGCCGCGCCATCCTCGATACGGTCAAAGACCTCAACAAGCAGGGCATGACCGTCCTTTACACCACGCATTACATGGAAGAGGCTCAGGAACTCTCCGACCGCGTCGGCATCATTGACCACGGCGAGTTGATCGCACTCGGCACGCAGGACGAACTCACAAAACAAGTCGGACAGACTGAAACACTCATCCTGCACATCGGCGAAAACGAAGATCCCGAGGCGCTTGCCAAAGCCATCCGCGGCGTGGACGGCGTGCAAAAAGCGGATGTGACGGACAATGAAGTGAGCGTCATCACGTCGGATGCGAAAGATATTCTAGCGGCGGTCGTGACGCAAGCCAATGAGCGCGGCATCCGCATCCGCTCGATGGATATCCGCGAGCCGAATCTCGAAGCGGTGTTTTTGCATCTTACAGGGCGCGCGCTCCGCGACTAA
- a CDS encoding response regulator transcription factor, whose protein sequence is MIKILITDDHPIVRSGLRALLSSQSDFEIVGEADNGEEAVRSAISLVPDLILMDLQMPVLDGLGAIKLIREKLPKVNILVLTTYGTDADILPALQAGAIGYLLKDTPPEQLFQAVRNVASGEMSLAPRVAEKVTQRLTNPSKNILSSREIEVLELASQGNPNKEIARKLFITEATVKSHFVHIFSKLEVTDRTAAVTEAVKRKIIKI, encoded by the coding sequence ATGATCAAAATACTCATTACTGATGACCATCCGATTGTCCGCAGTGGGTTGCGGGCATTGCTCTCCTCGCAATCAGATTTTGAAATAGTAGGCGAGGCGGACAATGGCGAAGAAGCCGTCAGATCGGCAATTTCGCTCGTTCCAGATCTGATTCTCATGGATCTGCAAATGCCCGTTTTAGACGGACTTGGGGCGATTAAACTGATTCGAGAGAAGTTGCCAAAAGTAAACATCCTAGTGCTGACTACGTATGGAACAGACGCAGACATACTGCCTGCTCTCCAAGCGGGAGCCATCGGTTATTTACTCAAAGACACTCCTCCAGAACAACTATTTCAAGCGGTGCGCAATGTAGCCAGCGGCGAAATGTCGCTTGCGCCGCGTGTGGCGGAAAAAGTAACGCAGCGTTTGACAAATCCTTCTAAAAACATCCTGAGCAGCCGTGAGATCGAGGTGTTGGAGCTTGCATCGCAGGGAAACCCCAACAAAGAAATTGCAAGGAAATTATTCATCACCGAAGCGACTGTTAAATCCCATTTCGTCCATATCTTTTCTAAATTGGAAGTAACCGACCGTACGGCGGCAGTCACCGAAGCGGTAAAAAGGAAGATCATTAAAATTTAA
- a CDS encoding sensor histidine kinase, which yields MKFIKKSRNPEVWEQWDWVWHFSAYSLLILNIILVYNDEPRIPNFLFFLVLSALLGLWYIPFINIFTLRSWEYPKRGALYLVPGWAIWAGLISLTANSLLLMGIFFPLVFSRFPIRWAIGLTFFQTLGLFFFYIALYPTERWFTLLLLIVGLLAISTIIGGFITSIIKQSTERQRLIDDLTRSQANLMRVEREAGRLTERQRLARDIHDSVAQHFTSIIMHLSASRLSAAGSVQPQIQQAENAAREGLDEIRRIVWDMQPEPIEKASLIEAVEEMAARWSAENRAQVKVKVTGVPRPLPESAETALLRISQEAMHNIHKHAQAKHVNITFSFMEDIFAMDIADDGLGFDPSKISAGFGLKTMRDRIEELNGTLTVESERGRGTAIAVSLPIMEDNDDQNTHY from the coding sequence ATGAAATTTATCAAGAAGAGTCGCAATCCAGAGGTTTGGGAACAATGGGATTGGGTATGGCATTTTTCCGCTTACAGCCTGCTGATCCTGAACATCATTTTGGTTTACAACGACGAGCCAAGAATCCCGAACTTTTTGTTCTTTCTTGTTCTGTCTGCCCTTTTGGGTCTGTGGTACATCCCGTTTATCAACATTTTCACCTTGCGCAGTTGGGAATATCCGAAACGCGGCGCCCTTTATCTTGTTCCAGGATGGGCGATCTGGGCTGGCTTGATCTCACTGACCGCCAATTCGCTTTTGTTGATGGGGATATTCTTCCCATTGGTTTTTAGCCGCTTCCCCATTCGCTGGGCTATTGGATTGACATTTTTTCAAACCCTGGGACTTTTTTTCTTCTATATCGCTCTCTATCCAACCGAGCGCTGGTTTACCCTCCTATTGCTCATCGTGGGACTGCTGGCTATCTCGACGATCATTGGCGGTTTTATCACATCCATCATAAAACAAAGCACGGAACGCCAACGCCTGATAGACGACTTAACTCGGTCGCAGGCAAACTTGATGAGGGTCGAACGGGAAGCGGGGCGACTGACCGAACGGCAGCGTCTCGCCCGCGACATCCACGATTCAGTTGCCCAACATTTCACATCCATCATCATGCACCTCTCTGCCTCAAGGCTCAGCGCCGCAGGATCAGTCCAACCACAAATCCAACAAGCGGAAAACGCCGCACGGGAAGGGCTTGACGAGATCCGCAGGATCGTTTGGGACATGCAACCTGAGCCAATCGAAAAAGCCTCTCTGATCGAGGCGGTTGAAGAAATGGCGGCGCGCTGGTCTGCGGAAAACCGCGCTCAGGTCAAAGTGAAAGTGACGGGCGTTCCGCGACCCCTTCCCGAATCCGCCGAAACGGCGCTGCTCCGCATTTCACAGGAGGCAATGCACAATATCCATAAACACGCCCAAGCGAAACATGTCAATATCACTTTTTCGTTTATGGAAGATATTTTTGCAATGGATATTGCCGATGACGGACTGGGCTTCGACCCGTCAAAAATCAGCGCTGGGTTCGGACTGAAAACGATGCGGGATCGGATCGAAGAATTAAACGGAACACTGACGGTTGAAAGTGAACGAGGCAGAGGGACAGCGATTGCCGTATCCCTGCCTATTATGGAAGATAACGATGATCAAAATACTCATTACTGA